One window of Novosphingobium sp. 9U genomic DNA carries:
- the thyA gene encoding thymidylate synthase, with protein sequence MTSPADRSRHWEWQYLDLMRRIWEEGDERVDRTGVGTRSLFGETIRFDLADDAMPLLTTKRVYWKTASRELLWFLTGATNIRSLCAQGVEIWTDWPLDRYRRETGDAIGRAAFSRRIVEDADFAAQWGDLGPVYGKQWVDWPTYEPAGEGLFSRGPGINQVAQVVESLQRNPGSRRHIIEGWNVAELDAMALPPCHKTYQFHVANGRLSGMLFQRSCDLGLGFAFNMWSLALLTRMLAQQCNLEPGEVVWTGADVHLYLNHAALVEEQLARTPEGTATLRFARQPASIFGYRIEDLEVSGYTPQAHIAAPVAV encoded by the coding sequence ATGACCTCGCCTGCCGACCGCTCGCGCCACTGGGAGTGGCAGTACCTCGACCTCATGCGTCGCATCTGGGAGGAGGGCGACGAGCGGGTCGACCGCACCGGCGTCGGCACACGCTCCCTGTTCGGCGAGACGATCCGCTTCGATCTGGCCGATGACGCGATGCCGCTGCTCACCACCAAGCGGGTCTATTGGAAAACCGCCAGCCGCGAGTTGCTGTGGTTCCTGACCGGCGCTACCAACATCCGCTCGCTCTGTGCGCAAGGGGTGGAGATCTGGACCGACTGGCCGCTCGATCGCTACCGGCGCGAGACCGGCGACGCAATCGGCCGCGCTGCCTTCTCGCGCCGGATCGTCGAGGATGCGGATTTCGCGGCGCAATGGGGCGACCTCGGGCCGGTCTATGGCAAGCAATGGGTCGACTGGCCGACGTACGAGCCGGCAGGCGAGGGGCTGTTCAGCCGCGGCCCCGGCATCAACCAGGTCGCGCAAGTGGTCGAGAGCCTGCAGCGCAATCCGGGCAGTCGCCGGCACATCATCGAGGGGTGGAACGTCGCGGAGCTCGACGCCATGGCGCTGCCGCCCTGCCACAAGACCTACCAGTTCCATGTCGCCAATGGGCGCCTCTCCGGCATGCTGTTTCAGCGCAGTTGCGACTTGGGCCTGGGCTTTGCGTTCAACATGTGGTCGCTGGCGCTGCTCACCCGCATGCTGGCGCAGCAATGCAACCTTGAGCCCGGCGAAGTCGTTTGGACAGGAGCCGATGTGCACTTGTACCTCAACCATGCCGCGCTCGTCGAAGAGCAGCTTGCCCGCACGCCCGAGGGCACCGCGACTCTGCGGTTCGCGCGCCAGCCCGCCTCGATATTCGGCTACCGGATCGAGGATCTGGAAGTGAGCGGCTACACGCCGCAGGCGCATATCGCGGCACCTGTCGCGGTCTGA
- a CDS encoding 3-methyl-2-oxobutanoate dehydrogenase (2-methylpropanoyl-transferring) subunit alpha, protein MADSGSAPGRPRGNLPPLELHVPEPRFRPGDQVDYSHISVPPAGAQPRPDETCPASQTKPLCEDLIRVLDDEYRAAGPWDPKLDAETLRRMLRAMALTRAFDDRLYRSQRQGKTSFYMKSTGEEAISIATAFALDREDMVFPSYRQQGILIARDYPLVEMVNQIYSNRADKLKGRQLPVMYSARDYGFFTISGNLATQYPQAVGWAMASAIKGDTRIATAFVGEGSSAEGDFHAAMTFAAVYNAPVVLNIVNNQWAISSFSGFAGAERATFAARAEGYGIAGLRVDGNDILAVYAAMQWAADRARANGGPTLIEHFTYRAEGHSTSDDPSAYRSVQEREEWPLGDPITRLMRHLIGMGEWSEEQHAAMDREVAEEVKAATKQAEKNGILGHGMHHPFHTMFEDVFEELPWHLEEQADQAIRERRTKFPDWTPEMPEPRS, encoded by the coding sequence ATGGCCGATAGCGGCTCTGCGCCTGGGCGACCCCGCGGCAATCTGCCGCCGCTGGAGCTGCACGTTCCCGAGCCTCGCTTTCGTCCCGGCGATCAGGTCGACTACTCGCACATTTCCGTGCCGCCGGCCGGCGCTCAACCGCGCCCCGACGAGACCTGCCCGGCCTCGCAGACCAAGCCGCTCTGCGAGGACCTCATCCGGGTGCTCGACGACGAGTACCGCGCAGCCGGGCCCTGGGATCCCAAGCTCGATGCAGAGACGCTGCGCCGCATGTTGCGCGCCATGGCACTGACCCGTGCGTTCGACGATCGGCTCTATCGCAGCCAGCGCCAGGGCAAGACCAGCTTCTACATGAAGTCCACCGGCGAGGAGGCGATCTCCATCGCCACGGCTTTTGCGCTCGACCGTGAGGACATGGTGTTTCCCAGCTATCGCCAGCAGGGCATCCTGATCGCGCGCGACTATCCGCTGGTGGAGATGGTCAACCAGATCTACTCGAACCGCGCGGACAAGCTGAAGGGCCGCCAGCTGCCGGTGATGTACTCGGCGCGCGACTACGGCTTCTTCACCATCTCGGGCAATCTGGCCACGCAATACCCGCAGGCGGTCGGTTGGGCGATGGCGAGTGCGATCAAGGGCGATACCCGCATCGCCACCGCCTTTGTCGGCGAGGGATCGAGCGCCGAAGGGGACTTCCACGCGGCGATGACCTTTGCCGCGGTCTACAATGCGCCGGTGGTGCTCAACATCGTCAATAATCAGTGGGCAATTTCCAGCTTCTCCGGGTTTGCCGGGGCCGAGCGCGCGACGTTCGCGGCGCGCGCCGAGGGCTATGGCATCGCTGGGCTGCGAGTGGACGGTAACGATATCCTGGCGGTCTACGCAGCGATGCAGTGGGCGGCCGATCGGGCGCGCGCCAATGGCGGGCCGACGCTCATCGAGCATTTCACCTACCGCGCCGAAGGGCACTCTACCTCCGACGATCCCAGCGCTTACCGCTCGGTGCAGGAGCGTGAAGAGTGGCCGCTAGGCGATCCGATCACTCGCCTGATGCGTCACCTGATCGGCATGGGCGAATGGTCCGAGGAGCAGCACGCGGCCATGGACCGCGAGGTCGCCGAAGAGGTCAAGGCCGCGACGAAGCAAGCCGAGAAGAACGGTATCCTCGGCCACGGCATGCATCACCCCTTCCACACCATGTTCGAGGACGTGTTCGAGGAACTGCCCTGGCATCTGGAGGAGCAGGCCGACCAGGCCATCCGCGAACGCCGGACCAAGTTTCCCGATTGGACGCCCGAAATGCCGGAGCCACGCTCATGA
- a CDS encoding succinate dehydrogenase assembly factor 2 has translation MTELSPRLARMRFRAWHRGTREADYMIGCYFDRFHGEWSGDDVQWFEDLIEEDDVEIMAWALKTEPVPERFAGALMERMQVLDYVDIPR, from the coding sequence ATGACCGAACTCTCCCCCCGCCTCGCCCGCATGCGGTTTCGCGCCTGGCACCGCGGCACGCGTGAGGCCGACTACATGATCGGCTGCTACTTCGACCGCTTCCACGGCGAGTGGAGCGGCGACGACGTGCAATGGTTCGAGGACCTGATCGAGGAAGACGACGTCGAGATCATGGCCTGGGCGCTGAAGACCGAGCCGGTGCCGGAGCGCTTTGCCGGCGCGCTGATGGAACGCATGCAAGTGCTGGACTACGTCGACATCCCGAGGTGA
- a CDS encoding diguanylate cyclase yields the protein MSLSDSLLRRVDQLQGKAHYFVASIALMGTLLVGSSLIAWQSSEEQQRLAIAYTQTLRVLRAANEVKIATLDTVRGERGFLLTGEPSELEPYVAGRRQLAQSLDELDRYTTGRDEQDAINTLRHEAGAFLMSVDEIVRIAKDGRIEEARDAVGHSGVRGGIEAIDRIAENILQNERSRLYDLRSHVERVTRTLLRFFYLMSFAGLCLLVLAVLSAVALRRSFARERSYQDELRKRAETDDLTGVANRREILAYLDKRIAEARRLGTPLSFAMFDIDNFKRVNDTYGHAVGDEAIRHVVGHAQGATRINDRIGRMGGEEFGVVLPKSSEDNAYVVCERMLGRLRANPFAAGEGLHLMVTISTGIASLTDEDDAASLIERADKALYEAKRCGRDQVKTAA from the coding sequence ATGAGCTTGTCGGATTCGCTGTTACGCAGAGTCGATCAATTGCAGGGCAAGGCGCACTACTTCGTCGCCTCCATTGCGCTGATGGGTACGCTGCTCGTCGGATCCTCGCTGATCGCATGGCAGTCGAGCGAAGAGCAGCAACGCCTCGCGATCGCCTACACGCAGACCTTGCGCGTGCTGCGCGCCGCCAACGAGGTGAAGATCGCCACGCTCGACACCGTGCGCGGTGAACGGGGCTTTCTTCTTACCGGCGAGCCAAGCGAACTGGAGCCCTATGTCGCGGGCCGCCGGCAGCTGGCGCAGAGCCTGGACGAACTTGATCGCTACACCACCGGCCGGGACGAGCAGGACGCGATCAATACGCTTCGTCACGAAGCCGGCGCGTTCCTGATGAGCGTGGACGAGATCGTCCGCATCGCCAAGGACGGTCGCATCGAGGAGGCACGCGATGCCGTGGGCCATAGCGGCGTGCGCGGCGGCATCGAGGCTATCGACCGGATCGCCGAGAACATCCTACAGAACGAGCGCAGCCGCCTCTACGACTTACGGTCGCATGTCGAGCGCGTCACCCGCACGCTGCTGCGTTTCTTCTATCTCATGTCGTTCGCCGGCCTCTGCCTGCTGGTGCTGGCCGTTCTCTCGGCCGTCGCACTACGCCGATCGTTCGCGCGTGAGCGCAGCTACCAGGACGAACTGCGCAAGCGCGCGGAGACTGACGATCTGACCGGCGTCGCCAACCGGCGCGAGATCCTGGCCTACCTCGACAAGCGCATCGCCGAGGCTCGGCGGTTGGGCACTCCGCTCTCCTTCGCCATGTTCGACATCGACAACTTCAAGCGGGTCAACGACACCTACGGCCACGCGGTGGGCGATGAGGCGATCCGCCATGTCGTCGGCCATGCTCAGGGCGCCACCCGCATCAACGACCGGATCGGCCGCATGGGCGGCGAGGAGTTCGGCGTGGTGCTGCCCAAGTCCTCCGAGGACAATGCCTACGTGGTGTGTGAGCGCATGCTCGGCCGACTGCGGGCCAATCCGTTTGCAGCGGGCGAAGGCTTGCACCTGATGGTCACGATCAGCACGGGCATCGCCAGCCTGACCGACGAGGACGATGCCGCCAGCTTGATCGAGCGTGCGGACAAGGCGCTGTACGAAGCCAAACGCTGCGGCCGCGACCAGGTGAAGACGGCGGCTTGA
- the recG gene encoding ATP-dependent DNA helicase RecG: MRPEALNPLFVEVQALDGVGPKLMRPLEKLSLTRVRDLAYHLPERFVERHAVADLDEATVGENIIVALTVREHRSSSGRGPFRVLAEDAQGNVCAISYFGRASYSGKKALPVGEKRWVAGRLDQYGQMLQIVHPDHVSESASGLAGQVREPVYGLSEGMTLGRITGLVQQALKAVPELPEWCEPGLVERMGWPQWREALETAHRRMDPLARDRLAYDELLANALALMLVRASNRSQKGTPLIGDGALRAKLKLPFALTGAQVRSIGEIEGDLAQAAPMLRLLQGDVGSGKTVVALSAMLIAVESGAQAAMLAPTEILARQHHETLMRMAQGTGVEIALLTGRDKGRARESILMGLLDGSIDILVGTHAIFQEAVAYKNLALAVIDEQHRFGVSQRLLLAKKGRRTPHFLAMTATPIPRTLTLAQYGEMDVSRLDELPPGRQAIDTRVVSAERMDDVVGALARHLEGGGQAYWVCPMVRESEGDDIAAAEARYAGLKARFGDEVVLVHGQLRPEQKDAAMERFSRGGAKLLVATTVIEVGVDVPNATLMVIEQAERFGLAQLHQLRGRVGRGQAKSVCLLLRGAELSETGAKRLALMRETQDGFRLAEEDLELRGGGELLGTRQSGDTPFRVASLEQIQKLLPIAHDDARLLIERDGGLAGERGEAARLLLYLFERDWGVQLLRGG, translated from the coding sequence ATGCGGCCCGAAGCGCTCAATCCCCTGTTTGTCGAAGTCCAAGCGCTCGATGGTGTCGGCCCCAAGCTGATGCGCCCGTTGGAGAAGCTTAGCCTGACGCGTGTGCGCGACCTCGCCTACCACCTGCCCGAGCGCTTCGTGGAACGCCACGCCGTCGCCGATCTCGACGAGGCAACCGTTGGCGAGAACATCATCGTCGCGCTGACGGTGCGCGAGCATCGCTCCTCCTCCGGGCGCGGGCCGTTCCGGGTGCTGGCGGAGGACGCGCAAGGCAATGTCTGCGCCATCAGCTACTTCGGCCGCGCGTCCTACTCGGGCAAAAAGGCGCTGCCGGTGGGCGAGAAGCGCTGGGTCGCCGGGCGGCTCGATCAATACGGGCAGATGCTGCAGATCGTCCATCCCGACCATGTGTCGGAAAGCGCGTCCGGGCTCGCGGGGCAAGTGCGCGAGCCGGTCTATGGCCTGTCAGAAGGCATGACGCTGGGGCGCATCACGGGGTTGGTGCAGCAAGCGCTCAAGGCGGTTCCTGAGCTACCCGAATGGTGCGAGCCGGGCCTTGTCGAGCGGATGGGCTGGCCGCAATGGCGCGAGGCGCTGGAGACGGCGCACCGCCGCATGGACCCGCTCGCGCGCGATCGCCTCGCTTATGACGAACTGCTCGCGAACGCGCTGGCGCTGATGCTCGTGCGCGCGAGCAATCGCTCGCAAAAGGGCACGCCGCTGATCGGCGACGGCGCCTTGCGTGCCAAGCTCAAGCTGCCATTCGCGCTGACCGGCGCGCAAGTGCGCTCGATCGGCGAGATCGAGGGAGACCTGGCTCAAGCCGCGCCGATGCTGCGGCTGCTGCAGGGGGATGTCGGCTCGGGCAAGACGGTGGTTGCGCTTTCGGCGATGCTGATCGCGGTCGAATCGGGCGCGCAAGCGGCGATGCTGGCGCCCACCGAGATCCTGGCGCGCCAGCACCACGAAACGCTGATGCGCATGGCACAAGGCACCGGCGTGGAGATCGCGCTGCTGACCGGGCGCGACAAGGGCCGGGCGCGCGAGTCGATCCTGATGGGTCTGCTCGATGGCTCAATCGACATCCTGGTCGGCACCCACGCGATTTTCCAGGAGGCGGTCGCCTACAAGAACCTGGCGCTCGCCGTGATCGATGAGCAGCACCGCTTCGGCGTCTCCCAGCGGCTGCTGCTCGCCAAGAAGGGGCGCCGTACGCCGCACTTCTTGGCGATGACGGCGACGCCGATCCCGCGCACGCTGACGCTGGCGCAGTATGGCGAGATGGACGTCTCCCGCCTCGACGAACTGCCGCCCGGACGCCAGGCGATCGACACCCGCGTGGTCTCGGCCGAGCGCATGGACGATGTCGTCGGCGCCCTGGCGCGGCACTTGGAGGGCGGCGGCCAGGCGTACTGGGTCTGCCCGATGGTGCGCGAGAGCGAGGGTGACGACATCGCCGCCGCCGAGGCTCGCTATGCCGGGCTCAAGGCGCGGTTCGGCGACGAGGTCGTGCTGGTTCACGGCCAGCTGCGGCCCGAGCAGAAGGACGCCGCGATGGAGCGGTTCTCTAGAGGAGGCGCCAAGCTGCTGGTCGCGACCACCGTGATCGAAGTCGGGGTCGACGTGCCCAATGCGACACTGATGGTGATCGAGCAGGCCGAGCGCTTTGGGCTCGCCCAGTTGCACCAGTTGCGCGGACGTGTCGGGCGCGGGCAGGCAAAATCGGTGTGCCTGCTGCTGCGCGGGGCGGAGTTGTCCGAGACCGGCGCCAAGCGGCTCGCCTTGATGCGCGAGACGCAGGACGGATTTCGCCTGGCCGAGGAGGACCTGGAGCTGCGCGGCGGTGGCGAGCTGCTGGGAACGCGCCAGTCAGGGGATACGCCGTTCCGCGTCGCTTCGCTGGAGCAGATCCAGAAGCTGCTGCCCATCGCGCACGACGACGCCCGGCTGCTGATCGAGCGCGATGGTGGCCTTGCCGGCGAACGTGGGGAGGCGGCGCGGCTGCTGCTCTACTTGTTCGAGCGGGACTGGGGCGTGCAGCTGCTCCGAGGTGGCTAG
- a CDS encoding host attachment protein, whose protein sequence is MLLPHGTSIAVADGTKFEFFRNTGTEAEPKLTAQDTPELELTNFSAGAHRSDTSESFSARTGNGANDQLDESAHAIAVADWLNHQVLQHKIEKLVIIADPKSLGEMRKRYHKQLEGLLIKELAKTMTGRPVAEIVNALKG, encoded by the coding sequence ATGCTCTTGCCACACGGAACATCGATCGCCGTCGCCGACGGCACCAAATTCGAGTTCTTCCGCAACACCGGCACCGAAGCGGAGCCTAAGCTGACCGCGCAAGACACCCCAGAGCTGGAATTGACCAACTTCAGCGCTGGCGCACATCGTTCCGATACCAGCGAAAGCTTCTCCGCACGCACGGGCAACGGCGCCAACGATCAACTGGACGAAAGCGCGCATGCGATCGCGGTAGCCGACTGGCTCAACCATCAGGTGCTCCAGCACAAGATCGAGAAGCTCGTCATCATCGCCGATCCCAAGTCGCTGGGCGAGATGCGCAAGCGCTACCACAAGCAGCTCGAAGGCCTGCTGATCAAGGAGCTGGCCAAGACGATGACCGGCCGCCCGGTGGCGGAGATCGTCAACGCGCTGAAGGGGTGA